The following proteins are encoded in a genomic region of Fusarium oxysporum f. sp. lycopersici 4287 chromosome 1, whole genome shotgun sequence:
- a CDS encoding 20S proteasome subunit alpha 7, producing the protein MTSIGTGYDLLNSIFSPDGRNFQVEYAVKAVENGGTSIGIRAKDGVVLAIEKVVSSKLLKPGANKRIATIDSHVGAVSSGMVPDGRHFVDRARDEAQSWRQNFKTPIPTSDLASRMGGYLQAYTMYGSVRPFGITAIVGGYDTPEETPVDGEVGSGPKVGAGGKIEGKHGGPFLYMIEPSGMYWGYYGAATGKGRQAAKAELEKLDLPAGNITLEEAVKQAARIIYIAQKDNKDKDFELEMTWISGPDGPTKGRHVEVPKELREEAERLAKAEDEDDDDDDDDEDEDAKDDKMED; encoded by the exons ATG ACATCGATAGGCACGGGTTACGATTTGctcaactccatcttctcccCTGATGGACGCAACTTTCAGGTCGAATACGCAGTCAAGGCAGTAGAGAATGGCGGTACCTCGATCGGTATTCGAGCTAAGGATGGTGTTGTCCTAGCTATCGAGAAGGTCGTTTCATCCAAGCTCCTAAAACCCGGCGCCAACAAGCGCATTGCAACTATCGATAGCCATGTCGGAGCT GTATCTTCTGGTATGGTTCCTGATGGACGTCACTTCGTTGATCGCGCTCGCGACGAGGCCCAGAGCTGGCGACAGAACTTCAAGACCCCCATCCCCACATCCGATCTTGCCAGCCGCATGGGTGGCTACCTTCAGGCCTACACCATGTACGGATCAGTTCGACCATTTGGCATTACCGCCATCGTGGGCGGCTACGACACTCCCGAGGAGACCCCCGTCGATGGAGAGGTTGGCTCAGGACCCAAGGTTGGCGCTGGTGGCAAGATCGAGGGCAAGCACGGCGGTCCTTTCCTTTACATGATCGAGCCCAGCGGTATGTACTGGGGTTACTACGGAGCGGCTACAGGCAAGGGTCGAcaggctgccaaggctgagttggagaagcttgacctACCCGCTGGTAACATTACTCTGGAGGAAGCTGTGAAGCAGGCTGCGCGCATCATCTACATTGCGCAGAAGGATAACAAGGATAAGGATTTTGAGCTGGAGATGACCTGGATCAGTGGGCCTGACGGCCCTACCAAGGGACGACATGTTGAGGTGCCAAAGGAGCTACGAGAAGAGGCTGAGCGATTAGCAAAGgctgaggacgaggatgatgatgacgacgacgacgacgaagatgaggatgcaAAGGATGATAAGATGGAGGACTAG